In a genomic window of Glycine max cultivar Williams 82 chromosome 13, Glycine_max_v4.0, whole genome shotgun sequence:
- the LOC100305482 gene encoding NADPH:quinone oxidoreductase → MAIVIKVAALSGSLRKASYHSGLIRAAIELSKGEIEGIEIEFIEISELPMLNTDLEINGTYPPIVEAFRQKILQADSILFASPEYNYSVTALLKNAIDWASRPPNVWAGKAASIVSAGGDFGGGRSHYHLRQIGVYIDLRFINKPEFFLLAFKPPPKFNDDGDLIDEEAKDKLKQVLLSLRAFTLRLQGKN, encoded by the exons ATGGCAATAGTAATCAAAGTGGCGGCTCTCTCTGGTTCCCTTAGAAAAGCTTCATACCACTCAGGCCTTATCCGAGCTG CAATTGAACTGAGCAAAggggaaattgaaggaattGAAATTGAGTTCATTGAAATTTCGGAGCTTCCCATGTTGAACACTGATCTTGAGATCAATGGGACCTACCCACCAATAGTTGAAGCTTTTCGTCAAAAGATTCTTCAAGCTGATAGTATTCTCTTTGCTTCTCCTGAATATAATTACTCTGTCACAG CTCTACTAAAGAATGCAATTGATTGGGCCTCTAGGCCCCCAAATGTTTGGGCTGGCAAAGCTGCTTCAATTGTAAGTGCCGGTGGGGACTTTGGTGGGGGAAGGTCACACTATCATCTTCGCCAAATTGGAGTGTACATTGATCTTCGTTTCATCAATAAACCAGAATTCTTCCTTCTTGCATTCAAACCACcaccaaaattcaatgatgATGGTGACTTAATTGATGAAGAGGCCAAGGATAAGTTGAAGCAAGTTCTTCTGTCCTTGCGTGCATTTACTCTAAGACTTCAAGGCAAAAACTAA